Proteins co-encoded in one Candidatus Thiodictyon syntrophicum genomic window:
- a CDS encoding IS91 family transposase: MANTSLQAVMAACLSGYAEHHPLSPHQWQVCHHILDCRTAALGGFALECDQCGDCPFLYHACRDRHCPRCQRRASEEWVERQRAAVLPVTYHHLVFTLPDTLNGWVEVHPEVIYALLFETVWATLSAFAEDPKRLDGQLGMTAMLHTWGQTLVRHVHLHCLVPGGAFGADGTWHPAKSTYLFPVRALSRHFRGGLVSRLRRAFKDGRLSRLTAAEVDRVLNALMQPEWVVYSKPCLARTDTVIEYLGRYSHRIALSDRRLLNFDEDDDTVDLRYKDYRDGSRNKVMTLTGEELIRRFLLHVLPKGFMRVRHFGFLANRCRARCLALIRAALAAPPPTPEPAAEPAATVPFDGYPCPTCRTGRLHVTAHLAPLRRGQGVTTMTVRC, translated from the coding sequence CCCGTTGAGCCCGCACCAATGGCAGGTCTGTCATCACATCCTGGACTGTCGTACCGCCGCGCTGGGCGGCTTCGCCCTGGAATGCGACCAGTGTGGGGATTGCCCCTTCCTCTATCACGCCTGCCGTGATCGCCATTGCCCGCGCTGCCAACGCCGGGCCTCCGAGGAATGGGTCGAACGCCAGCGTGCGGCGGTGCTGCCGGTGACCTATCACCATCTGGTCTTCACGCTACCCGACACCCTCAACGGCTGGGTCGAGGTCCACCCCGAGGTGATCTACGCCTTGCTGTTCGAGACGGTGTGGGCGACCCTGTCCGCCTTCGCTGAGGACCCCAAGCGCCTGGACGGGCAGTTGGGGATGACGGCGATGCTGCACACCTGGGGGCAGACGCTGGTACGCCATGTCCACCTGCACTGTCTGGTGCCGGGCGGGGCCTTTGGCGCCGACGGGACCTGGCATCCGGCCAAGAGTACCTATCTGTTCCCGGTGCGGGCGCTGTCGCGGCACTTCCGCGGCGGTTTGGTCAGCCGGTTGCGCCGGGCCTTCAAAGACGGGCGACTGTCGCGCCTCACGGCCGCGGAGGTTGACCGCGTCCTCAACGCCCTGATGCAGCCCGAGTGGGTGGTCTATTCCAAGCCCTGTCTGGCGCGCACCGATACCGTGATCGAGTATTTGGGCCGCTACAGCCATCGCATCGCCCTGTCGGACCGGCGGCTGCTCAACTTCGATGAGGACGACGACACGGTGGACCTGCGCTACAAGGACTACCGCGACGGCAGTCGCAACAAGGTCATGACCCTGACCGGCGAGGAACTGATCCGGCGCTTCCTGCTGCATGTGCTGCCCAAAGGCTTTATGCGGGTCCGTCATTTCGGTTTCCTGGCCAACCGCTGCCGCGCACGCTGTCTGGCGCTGATCCGTGCCGCCCTCGCGGCGCCGCCGCCGACGCCGGAACCCGCCGCGGAACCGGCGGCGACGGTGCCCTTTGACGGCTATCCCTGTCCCACGTGCCGCACCGGGCGCTTGCACGTCACCGCGCACCTGGCCCCGCTGCGGCGTGGTCAGGGGGTGACGACCATGACCGTGCGCTGCTAG